A window of Aurantibacillus circumpalustris genomic DNA:
AACATTGGTTCAGGGGTGGTTTTCCAAAAGCATTGACTCTTAAGAACAACGAATTATCATCGGGTTGGTTAGATGCTTTCATTACAACATACATTGAGCGTGACTTGGCCATATTGTTTGATATTAAATTTTCACCCATTGTTATGCGAAAACTTTGGGGAATGCTTGCCCATTTACAAGGTGGTATTTTAAATGCAGAAAAATTAGGAAGTTCTTTAGATGTGAGCGGTACCACTATAAAGCGTTATATCGATTATCTGGAAGGTGCTTTTTTAATAAGAAGATTGCCACCATATTTTGTAAATGTTGGTAAACGTTTGGTTAAGTCGCCAAAAGTGTACATTAACGATAGCGGTATTTTACATCATTTACTCCGCATTGGTAGTGAAAAAGAGCTTCTGAATAATCCCAGTGTTGGAGGTTCTTGGGAAGGATACGTGATTACGCAAATTATTAATGCTGCACCAAAACGCATTGACACTTATTATTATCGAACGCAAGTTGGGGCGGAGTGCGATTTGGTACTGGTGCATGGTAATAACGTTAAAGCTTGCATAGAAATAAAATTAAGTAAAGCTCCTGTACCTTCTAAGGGATTTTATATTTCGGTGAGTGATCTTAATTGCAAACAAAATTTTATTATTTCATCTGCCGACCAAGATTACAAAAACAAACAAGGCACCGTTATAGTTGGATTGGATACGTTTATAAAAAAGTATCTACCAAAACTCTAAAATTTACAACATTGAAAAATTCAAATTGTATTTGAATTTTTCAATGTTGTTTATATTTTTCACAATTGACAATAAAAGAAATATACGACAAACACAGTAAACAAGTATTCAACCTTGCGCTTCATTATGCTCAAAACACTGAGGATGCAGAAGAAATAACGCAAGATGTTTTTGTGGCCATTCATCAATCACTACATGTTTTTCAAGAAAAATCACAGCTTGGCACCTGGATTTACCGCATCACCGTTAACAAATCACTCGATTTTATTAAAGCCAGAAATCGAAAAAAACGTTTTGCTTTTATTACTTCTCTTTTTACAACTGATTCAGAGAAAGAACTTCATAACAGACCAAATTTTGATCACCCAGGCATGCTTTTAGAGCAGAAGGAATCGCTTAAGATTTTATTCAATCATATAAACGATTTACCGGTAAATCAAAAAACGGCTCTAATCTTGAGTAAAATAGAACAGCAAAGTCAAAAAGAAATTGCTCAAATTATGAATATCAGTCCAAAGGCTGCTGAATCTCTTATTCAGAGGGCAAAAAAAAATTTATCAAAAAAAATAAATCGCCGCGAGGGAAATTAAAAATAATATCGTCTAATAAAATAAACATGACGGGAACTGATTTAAATAACGAACTACAGCGACTTGAAACTATACAATCTGTCGATGTGCCGGCTTTTTTGTTTACGCGTGTTCAGCAACGAATACAAAACGAAAGCTTTGGTAAGGTTACACCAAAAATAAAGTGGGCGCTTGCGTTTTCAATTATTGTTTTGTTTGTAATCAACCTACTTGCTATCTCAAGCTATCACTCAACTCAGGATTACAGAAACAATCTCGCAAAAGCCATGCAACTTTTACCGAATAATAATTTTTACAATGACTAAACTAAAATTAATCTCCTCCATCGCCATTGGTTTATTAATTGGTAATCTTTTATTAATTGCATTTTTGTTTTTAAATAAACCAAAACCACCCAGACATGAAGGCCCAAAAGCCATCATCATTGAACGTTTGCATTTTGACGCTAAACAAATAGAAGCGTATGAAGCGCTTATTAAAGTTCACAGAAAACAAATTAGCGAAAAAGAAATTGAAATATTAAATCTGAAAACCAGTTTGTATAGCTCTATTGTTGAGCCTTACAAAATTGCTCAGAAAGATTATCTTGAAAAAAAATTAGCCGAATTACAAATTGAAATTGAAGAAATTCATTACAAGCATTTTCTAGACATAAAAAAACTCTGTCACGATGATCAACTCAACAATTTTAATGAGCTCATAAAGGACATAGCTGGGCTGTTCTCAAAGCCTAAACCATCAGCAAGATGAAAAAACTAATTTCTTTTCTTCTTCTATTATCATTTGCAAGCAAGGGACAAAACACTTCTCCCATCACGCTTTCATTTAAGCAAAGTATAAAGAGTAACAAGTCTATTTTACTCGATTCACTTTACACAATTTCTGATGGTACATCCCTAAAAATAGAAACCCTAAAATTTTACATTTCAAAAATTCAACTTTTAGATAAAAACAGAATCGTCTTTACAGAAGAAAACAGCTTTTATTTAATTGACATTTCTGATATTAACTCATTAAAAATAGCCTTCAACATTCCAACAAACATCAAATACACACAACTCAAATTTAATTTGGGAATTGATAGTCTAACCAATGTTTCTGGAGTTTACGGAGGAGATCTTGATCCCACAAAAGGTATGTACTGGACATGGCAAAGCGGCTATATTAATTTTAAATTGGAAGGAACTTGTTCTGTTTGTCCTGGTGCAAAAAAAGAATTTCAATTTCATGTGGGCGGATATCAAGCTCCTTTTAATACTTTGAGGGAACTAACTTTAGAAACAAACCAAAAAAATAATATTGAAATTTTATTGGATCTAAAACAATTTCTTGAAAAGATAAGTTTGTCAAAACAGAATCACATTATGTCACCAAACCGACAAGCTGTTGATTTATCAATCATTATAGCGAACGCCTTTCGAATAAATAAACCATGAAACGTTTCGTGCACATAGCTTGTTTTCTACCCTTTTGTGCATTTATTTCGCCTGAACCATTATTTGAATGTCCAAAAAACTGGCCAAAACCACACTACAATTTCTCAAAAAACCAACTTACGGAAAATAAAATCTTATTAGGAAGGGCTTTATTTTACGATCCTTTACTCTCTCGCAATAACATCATTTCTTGCGCTAGCTGTCATTCTCCGTTTTCTGCATTTACGCATATTGATCACGCCTTAAGCCACGGAATTAACGATAGCATCGGCACTCGTAACTCTCCGGCCTTAATGAATTTGGCTTGGCAAACTTTATTTATGTGGGATGGCGCCGTAAATAATTTAGACCTGCAAGCGCTTGCTCCTATTTCACATCCAGCTGAAATGGGAAGTTCTATTCAGGTTGTGATAAAGAAACTGAATGCTAGTAAATTATACCGACAACTATTTTTCAAAGCTTATGGTGATAGTAACATTACAGGTGAAAACACATTAAAATCGATTTCACAATTCATGCTCACCCTGGTAAGTGCGAATTCTAAATACGATCGTGTTAACGCACAAAAAGAAACCTTTACTGCGCAGGAATCAAATGGATATGAATTGTTTAAAAAGAACTGCACTTCCTGCCATCAAGAGCCTTTGTTTGCAAGCAATGATTTTGAAAATAACGGATTACCCATAGATACAACTCTTAATGATTATGGAAGAATGAAAGTCACTTTAAACCCCAAAGATTCTCTCAAATTTAAAGTTCCTACTTTACGAAACATTGAATACACCTATCCTTACATGCACGATGGACGTTTTAAAAAATTATCAGAGGTGCTTAATCATTACACAAATAGCATTCAC
This region includes:
- a CDS encoding RNA polymerase sigma factor; its protein translation is MTIKEIYDKHSKQVFNLALHYAQNTEDAEEITQDVFVAIHQSLHVFQEKSQLGTWIYRITVNKSLDFIKARNRKKRFAFITSLFTTDSEKELHNRPNFDHPGMLLEQKESLKILFNHINDLPVNQKTALILSKIEQQSQKEIAQIMNISPKAAESLIQRAKKNLSKKINRREGN
- a CDS encoding ATP-binding protein, with protein sequence MITRSITPLIEKYSKEFPVIVILGPRQVGKTTLVKIIAKSLKKKTHYLDLERNSDFSTLNRDAEEYLSAYTNECVLIDEVQRMPTLFPLLRALVDENRKPARFIITGSASPELLKGASESLAGRVYYFYLNPIGLHELPGTISIKKHWFRGGFPKALTLKNNELSSGWLDAFITTYIERDLAILFDIKFSPIVMRKLWGMLAHLQGGILNAEKLGSSLDVSGTTIKRYIDYLEGAFLIRRLPPYFVNVGKRLVKSPKVYINDSGILHHLLRIGSEKELLNNPSVGGSWEGYVITQIINAAPKRIDTYYYRTQVGAECDLVLVHGNNVKACIEIKLSKAPVPSKGFYISVSDLNCKQNFIISSADQDYKNKQGTVIVGLDTFIKKYLPKL
- a CDS encoding cytochrome-c peroxidase; its protein translation is MKRFVHIACFLPFCAFISPEPLFECPKNWPKPHYNFSKNQLTENKILLGRALFYDPLLSRNNIISCASCHSPFSAFTHIDHALSHGINDSIGTRNSPALMNLAWQTLFMWDGAVNNLDLQALAPISHPAEMGSSIQVVIKKLNASKLYRQLFFKAYGDSNITGENTLKSISQFMLTLVSANSKYDRVNAQKETFTAQESNGYELFKKNCTSCHQEPLFASNDFENNGLPIDTTLNDYGRMKVTLNPKDSLKFKVPTLRNIEYTYPYMHDGRFKKLSEVLNHYTNSIHLSNTLAPQLQNGMLLASNEKVDIISFLLTLSDKEFVFNPKHQYPKDFFNQARD
- a CDS encoding MbnP family protein yields the protein MKKLISFLLLLSFASKGQNTSPITLSFKQSIKSNKSILLDSLYTISDGTSLKIETLKFYISKIQLLDKNRIVFTEENSFYLIDISDINSLKIAFNIPTNIKYTQLKFNLGIDSLTNVSGVYGGDLDPTKGMYWTWQSGYINFKLEGTCSVCPGAKKEFQFHVGGYQAPFNTLRELTLETNQKNNIEILLDLKQFLEKISLSKQNHIMSPNRQAVDLSIIIANAFRINKP